In Bacillus sp. NP247, one DNA window encodes the following:
- a CDS encoding helix-turn-helix domain-containing protein produces the protein MGSLYNLMKPYSEFRSKEEFNVYQKQVLKCYRFQLNKTDSIVIHFLGKYAVNEKNETVGVACPLMETIATNIGKSIRTVRRSIAKLEELGIIKRVMTKERHKRGGYSANLYVFLTSAIDRMDDRMKMSACENEDHAAGCSGKEQKCEGETVLFKNIPQIKEKKKITYELDETYCRHDIPKPFIYALVPMTSNPKKINILWSKVELAYKKSGLLEQGVLLEQILADEEVNGSFIWRAKSVVRAYKYGEIRKDVGALLYSTMRDLFLEIGLEWGAALRRSKGIPLFDPFKKESCV, from the coding sequence ATGGGAAGCTTATATAATTTAATGAAACCATATAGTGAATTTCGAAGTAAAGAAGAGTTTAATGTATATCAAAAACAAGTTTTGAAGTGCTATCGATTTCAATTGAATAAAACGGATTCTATCGTTATTCATTTTTTAGGGAAGTATGCGGTTAATGAGAAGAACGAAACAGTTGGTGTTGCTTGTCCGTTAATGGAGACAATTGCGACGAATATTGGAAAGAGTATTCGTACGGTACGCCGCTCGATTGCAAAATTAGAGGAACTAGGAATTATTAAACGTGTTATGACAAAAGAAAGACATAAGCGCGGTGGGTACAGTGCAAACTTATATGTATTTCTTACATCTGCGATTGACCGCATGGATGACCGTATGAAAATGTCCGCATGTGAAAATGAGGATCATGCAGCTGGCTGTAGCGGAAAGGAGCAAAAATGTGAGGGGGAAACAGTTCTTTTTAAAAACATTCCACAAATAAAAGAGAAAAAAAAAATAACGTACGAGCTTGATGAAACGTATTGTCGTCACGATATACCAAAGCCTTTTATATACGCGCTTGTGCCGATGACGAGTAACCCGAAGAAGATTAACATACTGTGGAGTAAAGTAGAACTTGCGTATAAAAAGAGTGGCCTACTAGAGCAAGGTGTTTTACTAGAGCAAATATTAGCTGATGAAGAAGTGAATGGAAGTTTCATTTGGCGGGCTAAAAGTGTTGTGAGAGCGTATAAGTACGGAGAAATTCGTAAAGATGTTGGAGCACTGTTGTATAGTACGATGCGAGATTTATTTTTAGAAATTGGATTAGAGTGGGGAGCGGCATTAAGGAGAAGTAAGGGAATACCGTTATTCGATCCATTTAAAAAAGAGTCATGCGTATAA
- a CDS encoding MFS transporter has protein sequence MEELQQNKSALEGSGKPLLKNTNFLFLWAATLFSSFALAFFTFSQTWYIAKTLNLEASLGIVFVALSVPRLIFMIIGGALADKFPKKNIMFYSNIIRAILVATILTWFIVGDVTLYTFALFALFFGLADAFFWSADGSILPELVEKSRLTQANSLTQMTNQASVILGPVLGGILIKFTNYETIFSITILLLIIAAILVQKIQFTVPEKNETDKGMFTSIKEGILYVKESPFLSTFLICSAFLNLFLIGPMQVGFPLFVKNVLHGDSLQFSYLEASVGGGMAIGAVIVGLKNINRRRGLFCIIMMLLSGVFFLSINFSTVLWQALLAGMFYGITIAMAIVPLMAMIQSTVKEEMMGRVMSLLMLSSMGFIPLSYAFTSLALGIGIPIVTVMKSGAIAVIVFVLFVAIRVPVVRKFD, from the coding sequence ATGGAGGAACTACAACAAAATAAATCTGCTTTAGAAGGAAGCGGAAAACCGTTATTAAAAAATACAAACTTCCTTTTTCTTTGGGCAGCTACTCTCTTTTCAAGTTTTGCTTTAGCCTTTTTTACTTTTTCACAAACATGGTACATAGCAAAAACATTAAACCTTGAGGCTTCACTCGGTATTGTTTTCGTGGCTCTTAGTGTTCCAAGGCTCATCTTTATGATTATCGGCGGAGCATTAGCTGATAAATTCCCGAAAAAAAACATTATGTTTTATTCTAATATTATTCGCGCTATTCTTGTCGCAACCATTCTCACCTGGTTCATCGTCGGTGATGTAACACTATATACATTTGCCTTGTTCGCTTTGTTCTTCGGACTTGCTGACGCTTTCTTCTGGTCAGCCGATGGATCTATTCTGCCTGAACTCGTAGAAAAAAGCCGTTTAACACAAGCAAATTCACTTACTCAAATGACAAACCAAGCATCTGTCATTTTAGGACCTGTACTTGGCGGTATTCTCATTAAATTTACGAACTATGAAACGATTTTTTCAATTACAATCCTGCTACTCATTATCGCTGCAATACTCGTTCAAAAAATACAATTTACCGTACCCGAAAAAAATGAAACAGACAAAGGCATGTTCACTTCTATTAAAGAAGGAATCTTATACGTAAAGGAATCACCATTCCTTTCAACTTTCCTGATTTGTAGCGCCTTTCTAAACTTATTTTTAATCGGTCCGATGCAAGTCGGTTTCCCGCTTTTTGTTAAAAACGTTCTGCACGGTGATTCACTTCAGTTTAGTTACTTAGAAGCATCTGTCGGCGGCGGAATGGCAATAGGAGCTGTCATTGTCGGGTTAAAAAACATTAACCGCAGACGTGGTCTATTTTGTATTATCATGATGCTACTGTCTGGTGTATTCTTCTTATCCATCAACTTTAGCACTGTACTTTGGCAAGCTCTATTAGCTGGAATGTTTTACGGTATTACAATTGCGATGGCTATCGTTCCACTTATGGCAATGATCCAATCAACAGTAAAAGAAGAGATGATGGGACGCGTTATGAGTTTACTCATGCTTTCATCGATGGGATTCATTCCGCTCTCTTACGCATTTACATCGCTTGCACTTGGGATCGGCATTCCAATTGTAACGGTTATGAAAAGCGGCGCAATTGCTGTTATCGTCTTCGTACTATTTGTAGCGATTCGTGTTCCAGTTGTAAGGAAATTCGATTAG
- a CDS encoding GyrI-like domain-containing protein has product MKEPIIVKKEAFQAIGVSITTTNEKEASTEGRIPMLWNRYFQEQIMHQIPNQQTKETFAFYSNYESDETGTYQFTIGMPVSSLEDVPENMTTLTIPATTYAVFTTRKGPVSEVVCEAWEYIWQWSKENKRAFTTDFELYDEKATDPNNVQLNIYIALA; this is encoded by the coding sequence ATGAAAGAACCTATTATCGTAAAAAAAGAAGCTTTCCAAGCAATCGGTGTCTCTATTACGACGACTAACGAAAAAGAAGCATCGACTGAGGGAAGGATTCCAATGCTTTGGAATCGCTACTTTCAAGAACAAATCATGCATCAAATTCCAAATCAACAAACAAAAGAAACATTCGCCTTCTATTCAAACTACGAATCAGATGAAACTGGTACGTATCAATTTACGATTGGTATGCCTGTTTCTTCATTAGAAGACGTTCCTGAAAATATGACAACTTTAACAATACCTGCTACTACGTATGCGGTATTTACAACGAGAAAGGGACCAGTTTCTGAAGTCGTTTGCGAGGCTTGGGAATATATTTGGCAATGGTCGAAAGAAAACAAACGTGCCTTTACAACAGATTTCGAACTGTATGATGAAAAAGCAACAGATCCAAATAACGTACAATTGAATATTTATATTGCATTAGCCTAA
- the dapF gene encoding diaminopimelate epimerase, with protein sequence MSQFSFTKMHGLGNSYIYVNMFEEQIREEDLALVAEKVSNINTGIGADGMILICPSDVAPVKMRMFNNDGSEGKSCGNGLRCVAKYAYEHKLVEGKVFTIETLAGIVTAEVTVEDDKVTLAKIDMGAPRLTREEIPMLGEGETPFIRENFLYNNHRYAFTAVSMGNPHAVIFVDDVEKAPLTTLGPVLETHEMFPERVNVEFIEILNDEEMNFRVWERGSGVTQACGTGACAAVVAAILNGKMERGKEITVHLAGGDLMIAWTEEGNVLMKGPAEVICRGVYDYKIEA encoded by the coding sequence ATGAGCCAATTTTCTTTTACAAAAATGCATGGTCTTGGAAATAGTTATATATATGTAAATATGTTTGAGGAACAAATTAGAGAAGAAGATTTAGCACTTGTAGCGGAAAAGGTTTCAAATATTAATACTGGTATTGGTGCAGATGGAATGATTTTAATTTGTCCTTCTGATGTGGCACCAGTAAAAATGCGCATGTTTAATAACGATGGTTCAGAAGGAAAGAGCTGTGGAAATGGTTTACGCTGCGTAGCCAAATATGCGTATGAGCATAAACTAGTAGAAGGTAAAGTTTTCACAATTGAAACGTTAGCTGGTATTGTTACGGCAGAAGTAACGGTAGAAGATGACAAAGTTACATTAGCGAAAATCGACATGGGAGCACCTCGTTTAACGCGTGAAGAAATACCGATGCTTGGTGAAGGAGAAACACCATTTATTCGTGAAAATTTCTTATACAATAATCACCGTTATGCATTTACAGCTGTTTCAATGGGGAATCCACATGCGGTTATTTTTGTTGATGATGTAGAAAAAGCGCCTCTTACAACGTTAGGACCAGTTCTTGAGACACATGAAATGTTCCCAGAGCGAGTGAATGTTGAATTCATCGAGATTTTGAATGATGAAGAGATGAATTTCCGCGTTTGGGAACGTGGATCTGGTGTAACACAAGCTTGCGGGACAGGAGCATGCGCAGCTGTTGTTGCGGCTATTTTAAATGGAAAAATGGAACGTGGTAAAGAAATTACAGTTCATTTAGCTGGTGGCGATTTAATGATTGCATGGACAGAAGAAGGTAATGTGTTAATGAAAGGACCAGCAGAAGTAATTTGCCGCGGAGTGTATGATTACAAGATAGAAGCGTAA
- a CDS encoding NAD(P)/FAD-dependent oxidoreductase codes for MTENQKVYDITIIGGGPTGLFTAFYGGMRQASVKIIESLPQLGGQLSALYPEKYIYDVAGFPKVRAQELVDNLKEQMKKFDPTVCLEEAVDTLEKQADGIFKLVTNKQTHYSKSVIITAGNGAFQPRRLELEGGAKYEKKNLHYFVDDMNKFAGKRVVVFGGGDSAVDWTMMLEPIADKVTIVHRRDKFRAHEHSVESLMNSRAEVSTPYVPVELIGDDTIEQVVLQHVKTEEKVIIDVDDVIVNYGFVSSLGPIKNWGLDIQKNSILVNSKMETNIPGIYAAGDICTYEGKVKLIACGFGEAPTAVNNAKAYFDPNAKLQPMHSSSMF; via the coding sequence GTGACAGAAAATCAAAAAGTTTACGACATAACGATTATTGGTGGTGGCCCAACAGGACTATTCACTGCATTTTATGGCGGAATGAGACAAGCAAGTGTAAAAATTATTGAAAGCTTACCTCAACTTGGAGGGCAATTATCCGCACTATATCCCGAAAAATATATTTATGATGTAGCTGGATTCCCAAAAGTGCGTGCACAAGAGTTAGTTGATAACTTAAAAGAGCAAATGAAGAAATTTGATCCAACTGTTTGCTTAGAGGAAGCTGTTGATACGCTTGAAAAACAAGCTGACGGTATATTTAAACTTGTTACAAATAAACAAACTCACTACTCTAAATCTGTCATTATTACTGCTGGTAATGGTGCTTTCCAACCACGCCGCTTAGAATTAGAAGGTGGGGCAAAATACGAAAAGAAAAACTTACATTATTTCGTTGATGATATGAATAAATTTGCTGGAAAACGCGTCGTTGTATTCGGCGGCGGTGACTCAGCAGTAGATTGGACAATGATGTTAGAACCGATTGCGGACAAAGTTACAATTGTTCATCGCCGTGATAAATTCCGTGCACATGAACATAGCGTAGAAAGCTTAATGAATTCCCGTGCAGAAGTAAGCACACCTTACGTTCCAGTTGAACTCATCGGTGATGATACTATTGAACAAGTTGTTCTTCAGCACGTAAAAACAGAAGAAAAAGTTATCATCGATGTTGATGACGTAATCGTAAACTACGGCTTCGTTTCTTCGCTTGGTCCAATTAAAAATTGGGGCTTAGATATTCAAAAGAACAGCATCCTCGTGAACTCAAAAATGGAAACAAATATTCCTGGCATTTACGCTGCTGGTGACATTTGTACATATGAAGGAAAAGTAAAACTCATTGCTTGCGGCTTTGGTGAAGCACCGACAGCAGTAAACAATGCAAAAGCTTACTTCGATCCAAACGCAAAACTTCAACCAATGCACAGCTCAAGTATGTTTTAA
- a CDS encoding YxeA family protein, which translates to MKEMKRYIALFSILVVFASLLVGCDLNRMGKDEYYVQITTDGIEKNEKSDDGKPYKYFEYKLTGFDKEGKEKELEFNAQKNLRKEAFLRAYHSDKKGVSAWEEVKKDELPAKVKEKLGVK; encoded by the coding sequence GTGAAGGAAATGAAAAGATACATTGCACTGTTTAGTATTTTAGTTGTATTTGCAAGTCTGTTAGTTGGCTGTGATTTAAACCGTATGGGTAAAGATGAGTACTACGTTCAAATTACAACTGATGGAATCGAAAAAAATGAGAAGTCTGATGACGGTAAGCCATACAAATATTTTGAGTACAAGTTAACTGGATTTGATAAAGAAGGTAAAGAGAAAGAATTAGAATTTAATGCTCAAAAGAATCTGCGCAAAGAAGCATTTCTACGTGCATACCACTCAGATAAAAAAGGTGTATCAGCTTGGGAAGAAGTGAAAAAGGACGAGCTTCCTGCGAAAGTGAAAGAAAAATTAGGTGTGAAATAA
- a CDS encoding iron-sulfur cluster assembly accessory protein, translating into MIEVTEQAAFQIKDMLKDAEDGEKYVRLAVHGGGCSGLSYGLGFEVEPKEDDTVLEFFGVEFVIDKESAPIVKGVKVDYKQSMLGGGFTIDNPNAIASCGCGSSFRTASNAGKPEEC; encoded by the coding sequence ATGATTGAAGTAACAGAACAAGCAGCTTTTCAAATTAAAGATATGTTAAAAGATGCTGAAGATGGAGAGAAGTATGTGCGCCTTGCTGTACACGGCGGCGGATGTAGCGGTCTTTCTTACGGCTTAGGATTTGAAGTAGAACCAAAAGAAGACGACACAGTTCTTGAGTTTTTCGGTGTTGAATTTGTTATCGATAAAGAAAGTGCTCCGATTGTTAAAGGAGTGAAAGTTGACTATAAGCAATCTATGCTTGGCGGCGGATTCACAATCGACAATCCAAATGCGATCGCATCATGTGGATGTGGATCATCTTTCCGTACAGCGTCGAATGCTGGTAAGCCGGAAGAGTGCTAA
- a CDS encoding NAD(P)/FAD-dependent oxidoreductase produces MKTPKIVVLGAGYGGMITTVRLQKTLSVSEAEITLVNNNSYHYQATWLHESAAGTLQDDKICLDIQDVIDTNKVNFVQDTVVEIKAAEKRIILKDGELEYDYLVIGLGFESETFGIKGLKEHAFSITNINATRQIREHMEEKFAQYATEKRDELVTIVVGGAGFTGIEYVGELANRIPALCKEYDVPREKARIICVEAAPTALPGFDPALVEYAVKQLEKKGVEFRIGTAIKEATEEGIIVANGDDAELLKSETVVWAAGVRGNGIVEESGFEAMRGRIKVDEYMHAPGHEDVFMVGDAALIINEEINRPYPPTAQIAIQEGYNIAHNLTVLVRGKGEMKKFAFDNKGSVCSLGHDDAMGVVMGKKLTGWKASFMKKVIDNRYLFLLGGPLLVLKKGKLKFF; encoded by the coding sequence GTGAAGACTCCAAAAATCGTAGTTTTAGGTGCAGGTTATGGCGGGATGATTACGACTGTTCGTCTGCAAAAAACATTATCTGTAAGTGAAGCTGAAATTACGTTAGTAAACAACAACAGCTATCACTACCAAGCAACTTGGTTACATGAGAGTGCAGCTGGTACATTACAAGATGATAAAATCTGTCTAGATATTCAAGACGTTATCGATACAAATAAAGTGAACTTTGTACAAGATACAGTAGTAGAGATTAAAGCTGCCGAAAAACGTATTATCTTAAAAGATGGTGAATTAGAGTATGATTACTTAGTAATCGGTCTTGGTTTCGAATCAGAAACGTTCGGAATTAAAGGATTAAAAGAGCATGCATTCTCAATCACTAACATTAATGCAACTCGTCAAATTCGTGAGCATATGGAAGAAAAATTCGCTCAATATGCGACTGAAAAACGCGATGAGTTAGTAACAATCGTTGTTGGTGGCGCTGGATTTACTGGTATCGAGTACGTAGGTGAGCTTGCAAACCGTATTCCTGCACTTTGCAAAGAGTACGACGTTCCACGTGAAAAAGCACGTATCATCTGTGTAGAAGCTGCTCCAACAGCACTTCCTGGTTTCGATCCAGCATTAGTAGAGTACGCTGTAAAACAACTTGAGAAAAAAGGTGTAGAATTCCGCATCGGTACAGCAATTAAGGAAGCAACTGAAGAAGGTATTATCGTTGCAAACGGTGATGATGCAGAACTTCTTAAATCTGAAACTGTAGTTTGGGCTGCAGGTGTTCGTGGTAACGGTATTGTGGAAGAGTCTGGATTTGAAGCAATGCGCGGACGTATTAAAGTGGATGAGTACATGCACGCTCCGGGTCATGAAGATGTATTCATGGTTGGTGACGCAGCGTTAATCATCAATGAGGAGATTAACCGTCCATACCCACCAACAGCACAGATTGCAATTCAAGAAGGTTATAACATTGCACACAATTTAACTGTGTTAGTTCGCGGTAAAGGCGAAATGAAAAAGTTTGCATTTGATAATAAAGGATCTGTATGTTCATTAGGTCATGACGATGCAATGGGCGTTGTTATGGGTAAAAAGTTAACAGGTTGGAAAGCTTCATTCATGAAGAAAGTAATCGACAACCGTTACTTATTCTTACTAGGCGGACCTTTATTAGTTCTTAAAAAAGGTAAATTGAAGTTCTTTTAA
- a CDS encoding DUF523 domain-containing protein, which produces MIVISACLGGIACRYDGNDNLVSKIEELLQREDTILVCPEVLGGLPTPRPSAEIIGGNGDDVLDGKAKVMTKEGQDITEAFVRGAYKALEQIKGLNPEYIILKERSPSCGSSTIYTGEFNGNKQTGYGVTTALFKRHGFKVISEEDFENEKRN; this is translated from the coding sequence ATGATCGTAATTAGCGCTTGTTTAGGTGGCATTGCTTGTCGTTATGACGGCAACGATAATCTCGTTTCAAAAATAGAAGAGTTATTACAAAGGGAAGACACCATCCTCGTTTGCCCCGAAGTATTGGGCGGTTTACCTACACCACGCCCTTCTGCTGAAATTATCGGTGGTAATGGTGATGACGTTTTAGATGGAAAAGCAAAAGTGATGACGAAAGAAGGCCAAGATATCACGGAGGCTTTCGTGCGTGGTGCTTATAAAGCATTAGAACAAATAAAAGGTTTAAACCCAGAATATATAATTTTAAAAGAACGTAGTCCATCTTGTGGTAGTTCCACTATTTACACAGGGGAATTTAACGGCAATAAACAAACTGGCTACGGGGTAACAACGGCTTTATTTAAAAGACATGGATTTAAAGTCATTTCAGAAGAGGATTTTGAGAACGAAAAAAGGAATTGA